One segment of Castanea sativa cultivar Marrone di Chiusa Pesio chromosome 3, ASM4071231v1 DNA contains the following:
- the LOC142628650 gene encoding uncharacterized protein LOC142628650, whose protein sequence is MALNQISKLPFTRRIEGGRLPRRFTQPTFTMYNGRTDPVEHVSHFSQRMTVHSKNETLMCKVFPSSLGPMAMRWFDGLKEGPINSFKELTRAFGSRLVTCSKVHRPLDSLLSITMREGETLKMHFERYWEMFNVIDGNFDDVTIRTFKVGLLVEHDLRKSLTGLPVRSVRQLMDCIDEYKWVEKGQQQGKGKAKVVPQDGRDFRSDIYNNNCPWRDLVG, encoded by the coding sequence atgGCTTTGAATCAGATTTCTAAGTTACCTTTTACCCGTAGGATTGAGGGAGGAAGACTTCCTCGGCGATTTACTCAACCAACattcaccatgtataatggCAGAACGGACCCTGTGGAGCATGTTAGCCACTTCAGCCAGAGAATGACTGTTCACTCgaagaatgagaccttgatgtgcaaggtgttcccaTCCAGTTTGGGGCCTATGGCAATGAGATGGTTCGATGGTCTGAAGGAAGGTCCTATTAACTCCTTTAAGGAGCTTACAAGGGCCTTTGGTTCTCGTCTTGTAACTTGTAGTAAAGTTCATCGACCTTTAGACTCCCTATTGTCTATAACTATGCGAGAAGGGGAAACCCTAAAGATGCATTTTGAGagatactgggaaatgtttaatgtgATAGATGGGAACTTTGATGATGTGACtataaggactttcaaggtcggcctacttGTCGAGCATGATTTAAGAAAGTCATTAACCGGGTTACCTGTTAGGAGTGTGCGTCAGCTCATGGActgtattgacgagtataagtgGGTCGAGAAGGGCCAACAACAAGGGAAAGGGAAGGCTAAGGTGGTCCCTCAGGATGgaagggattttaggtcggacaTATACAATAATAACTGTCCTTGGAGAGATCTTGTTGGGTAA
- the LOC142628651 gene encoding uncharacterized protein LOC142628651, with amino-acid sequence MGVVSPTLHLKVKYLSGDRVEDLVGSQSMAKQCLAAVIRHQARGWSLVASSREGGASSISEELVVFLKRNIDVFAWSAYKAPGVDSHHLNVNSSAIPKKQPPRHSSKENSVVVREKVIKLKQVGDIKEVFYPEWLANTVVAKKKNEKCFEVYIDDMVVKSKVVSEHVGDLGNTFEILRKHKLRLNASKCSFGVGLGKFLGYMVTHRGIKVNPNQIKAINNSQPPWNPKERVYVDGIANQRGSRVGLVVVSPEKITIEKSLRLGFSASNNEAKYEALLVVMDIVQKMGGRTVEVFLDSRLVVGQVNGELEARDLRMQGYFSQVRHLQSRFKSFTLQKMTRSRITHKDSFSTLATSSVQSLPWVILVENLCKPTKMKREKAYIHQVRAGPSWIDPIVLFLKDDILPEEKREAYKMRRKAPWFWLFEDQKLYKHSFSGPYLLCIHPKGVEPLLEELHKGICGSHMEGKSLSHKVLTQGY; translated from the exons ATGGGGGTCGTGTCTCCTACCCTGCATTTGAAGGTGAAGTATTTGTCAGGGGATCGGGTCGAGGATCTGGTAGGAAGCCAGTCTATGGCCAAACAATGCTTAGCGGCTGTAATCAGACATCAGGCTAGAG GTTGGAGTTTAGTTGCCTCCTCAAGAGAAGGAGGAGCTAGTAGTATTTCTGAGGAGCTAGTAGTATTTCTTAAGAGAAACATTGATGTGTTTGCGTGGAGTGCTTATAAAGCTCCTGGGGTGGATAgccatcacttaaatgtcaattCATCTGCCATCCCCAAAAAGCAACCACCTCGACATTCATCTAAGGAGAATTCTGTTGTTGTCAGGGAGAAAGTGATCAAGCTTAAGCAGGTCGGGGACATTAAAGAGGTGTTTTACCCTGAGTGGTTGGCCAATACAGTGGTGgcgaagaagaaaaatgagaagtg CTTTGAggtttatatagatgatatggtggtaaaaagTAAGGTAGTATCTGAGCACGTGGGTGACCTCGGGAACACGTTTGAAATACTAAGGAAGCACAAACTGCGCCTCAAtgcttccaagtgttcttttggcgttgGCTTGGGTAAATTTCTGGGTTACATGGTCACTCATCGTGGAATTAAAGTCAACCCTAATCAGATTAAGGCAATTAACAATTCGCAACCTCCTTGGAATCCCAAAGAG AGGGTATACGTTGATGGAATAgctaatcaaagaggatctaGAGTGGGGCTAGTTGTGGTATCTCCTGAGAAGATCactattgagaaatccttgagattGGGCTTCTCAGCCTCGAACAATGAGGCCAAGTATGAGGCTTTGCTGGTTGTGATGGATATAGTTCAAAAAATGGGAGGAAGAACAGTAGAGGTATTTTTAGATTCAAGGTTGGTTGTTGGCCAGGTAAATGGAGAATTGGAAGCTAGAGATTTGAGGATGCAAGGATATTTTAGTCAAGTTAGGCACCTACAATCAAGGTTCAAGTCTTTCACCTTACAGAAAATGACTAGAAGCAGAATCACGCATAAAGATTCTTTTTCCACTCTCGCAACCTCCTCGGTGCAGAGCTTACCTTGGGTTATCTTGGTCGAGAATTTGTGTAAGCCCACTAAGATGAAGAGGGAGAAGGCTTATATTCATCAAGTTAGggcagggcctagttggattgaTCCTATTGTGCTATTCCTTAAGGATGACATCTTGCCCGAGGAGAAAAGGGAGGCTTATAAAATGCGGAGAAAAGCTCCTTGGTTTTGGTTGTTCGAGGATCAAAAGTTGTACAAGCACTCTTTCTctggaccatatttgctatgcatcCATCCTAAAGGAGTAGAACCACTCCTAGAAGAGCTACATaaggggatttgtggaagtcatatgGAAGGCAAATCATTGTCTCATAAGGTCCTCACTCAGGGATATTAG